The Thermosipho melanesiensis BI429 sequence ATTGCCAATAGATTTACTCATTTTATCCCCACGCGTAATTATCATTCCATTATGCATCCAATACTTTGCAAATGGTTTACCTGTTAATGCCTCACTTTGAGCTTTCTCATCTTCATGGTGTGGAAAAATTAAATCCTCACCACCTGCATGGATGTCAAATGAATCTCCAAGTAATCTCTGAGACATCACAGAACACTCTATATGCCATCCAGGTCTTCCATTTCCCCATGGACTATCCCAACTTGGTTCACCAGGTTTCACAGCCTTCCAAAGAGCAAAATCCAAAGGATTTTTCTTTAATTCACTTACTTCTACCCTTGCACCTGCTACCAAATCTTCTAACTTTTTTCCAGAAAGTTTACCATAATCTTTAAATTCTTTCACACTAAAATATACGTCACCATTATCTGCAACATAGGCATAATTTTTTGCTATTAATTTTTCAACTGCTTCTACTATTTCTTTAACATAATCAGTTGTTCTGGGATGGAAATTTGCAGCTCTAATCCCTAAATTTTCCGCATCTTTCCAATATTCAGCAATAAATGTATCAGCAACATCCTTAAAATTTACTCCCCATGCATTTGCTTCATTTATTATCTTATCATCAATATCCGTAAAATTTTGTACCATAACAACTTTGTAACCCCTATACTCCAAAAACCTTCTAAAAGCATCAAAAACTACTGCTGGTCTTGCATTTCCAATGTGAATATAGTTGTAGACGGTTGGACCACATACGTACATCTTTACAACACCAGGTGTATTTGGAACTAATTTTTCTTTTTTTCCGCTTTCCGTATTTGTTATGTAAATTGCCATATTATCACCCCAAATGCTTCTTTAATCTCTTTATTATATTTTCTTTTCCAAGTAGATAAACTACATCTATAAGCTCAGGCCCTTCTTCTCTACCTGTTAAAACTATCCGCAATTTCATGTAAAATTCTTTCCCCTTTACTTTACTACCTTTCATCGCAGCCTTAAAAGAATTTAATATATTTTTCTCATTCCATTCTTCGACCTCTTCAAATTCTTCAATTAATCTCAAATAAACCTCTTTTACTTCATCACTCAAATCCACAGTCACATCAGGTTCTAAAAAGAAAAATTCTACCAAATTAGGTATTTCACTTAATTCTTCAATCCTATCTTTTATTGATTTCAATAGCCTAATAAACCAATCTTTTCTGCTATCTATTTCATCTTCAGTAACAAACTTTAAGAGATATTTTCTTGAAACATCTAGCATCTTATCTTCACTTAGATTTCTAAAGTGTTCTGCATTCATCCACCTTAATTTTTTTGGATCAAATATTGCAGGATTTTTCCCCAGTCTATCCAACGAAAATGCATCAATTAGTTCATTTAAATTCATAATTTCTTTTCCTTCCGGATGTGACCATCCAAGTAATGCTAAAAAGTTTACTACAGCTTGTGGTAAATATCCCCTATCTCTAAACTCTTCAACTGACGTTGCACCATGTCTTTTGCTTAATTTTTTTGCATCTGGCCCCAATATCATAGATACATGTCCAAATTCGGGAGTTTCCCAATTGAATGCTTCATATAAAGCAATTTGCTTTACTGTATTTGAAAGGTGATCGTCCCCTCTTAAAACATGCGTTATATTCATCAGATGGTCATCTATTACACATGCAAAATTGTAAATAGGCACACCATTACTCCTAATTATCGCAAAATCACCAACTGTCCCTTTTTTAAAAATAACCCTTCCCTTTACAATGTCGTTCAATACGTACTCCTTCCTTGGCATTTCAAAGTAAATAGCAGGTTTCAAACCTTTTTTCTCATATTCTTTTATTCTCTCGGGTGTAGTAAATTGCTGAAGCATTTCTCTAGTATAATGTGGTGCTTTTCCTTGAGCTAGAAGTTTTTCTCTAAGTTTTTCTATTTCTTCTGGATATGCATAAACTTCATATGCCTTTCCTTCTTCAATAAGTTTTCTTGCATATTTCCAATATATTTCTAATCTT is a genomic window containing:
- the cysS gene encoding cysteine--tRNA ligase, whose product is MAIYITNTESGKKEKLVPNTPGVVKMYVCGPTVYNYIHIGNARPAVVFDAFRRFLEYRGYKVVMVQNFTDIDDKIINEANAWGVNFKDVADTFIAEYWKDAENLGIRAANFHPRTTDYVKEIVEAVEKLIAKNYAYVADNGDVYFSVKEFKDYGKLSGKKLEDLVAGARVEVSELKKNPLDFALWKAVKPGEPSWDSPWGNGRPGWHIECSVMSQRLLGDSFDIHAGGEDLIFPHHEDEKAQSEALTGKPFAKYWMHNGMIITRGDKMSKSIGNVFLVREAVKRYGKDAVKLFLLSKHYRTPIEFSHEIMFNTKKAALRILNTLNRFEEKYPYPLVPKRDTFMNDMEARFVEALEDDFNTPRVIALIFELSKDLNKAMDEGKEEEALKRYHLITRVFGSVLGIFERGLKVVETNNQKIIEEILSVRQELRKEKDYNVADKIRDALLRAGVKILDTSEGTKWEMNTEVDE
- the gltX gene encoding glutamate--tRNA ligase, whose protein sequence is MVRLRFAPSPTGYLHVGGARTALFNFLYARKMKGSFILRIEDTDLERSQKEYEEGLINALKWLGLEWDEGPDVGGDFGPYRQSERLEIYWKYARKLIEEGKAYEVYAYPEEIEKLREKLLAQGKAPHYTREMLQQFTTPERIKEYEKKGLKPAIYFEMPRKEYVLNDIVKGRVIFKKGTVGDFAIIRSNGVPIYNFACVIDDHLMNITHVLRGDDHLSNTVKQIALYEAFNWETPEFGHVSMILGPDAKKLSKRHGATSVEEFRDRGYLPQAVVNFLALLGWSHPEGKEIMNLNELIDAFSLDRLGKNPAIFDPKKLRWMNAEHFRNLSEDKMLDVSRKYLLKFVTEDEIDSRKDWFIRLLKSIKDRIEELSEIPNLVEFFFLEPDVTVDLSDEVKEVYLRLIEEFEEVEEWNEKNILNSFKAAMKGSKVKGKEFYMKLRIVLTGREEGPELIDVVYLLGKENIIKRLKKHLG